In Vigna unguiculata cultivar IT97K-499-35 chromosome 3, ASM411807v1, whole genome shotgun sequence, a single genomic region encodes these proteins:
- the LOC114178284 gene encoding probable methyltransferase PMT21 → MNNKDGKPVTQPDKGRIVPMAVIFVVLCGCSFYMGIIFCSEKNSFESIYSQKSIESPKESSTSSLQIKYTSFPECSADYQDYTPCTDPRRWRKFGSYRLTLLERHCPPKSERKECLVPPPDGYKPPIRWPKSRDECWYRNVPYDWINKQKSNQHWLKKEGEKFIFPGGGTMFPNGVGKYVDLMQDMIPEMKDGTIRTAIDTGCGVASWGGDLLDRGILTLSLAPRDNHEAQVQFALERGIPAILGVISTQRLPFPSNSFDMAHCSRCLIPWTEFGGVYLLEIHRILRPGGFWVLSGPPINYERRWRGWNTTVEEQRSDYEKLRELLTSLCFKMYKKKGDIAVWQKSPDNSCYNKLPKDTYPPKCDDSLEPDSAWYTPLRGCMVVPDPKFKKSGLSSISKWPERLHVTPERISMLYHGSGGTFKHDESEWKKKVAYYKKLIPELGTDKVRNVMDMNTVYGGFAAALIDDPVWVMNVVSSYASNSLPVVFDRGLIGTIHDWCEAFSTYPRTYDLLHLDGLFTAESHRCEMKNVLLEMDRILRPWGYAIIRESSYFTNAIATLGKGMRWECRKEDTESGSETQKVLVCQKKLWYSSNKASR, encoded by the exons ATGAACAATAAAGATGGAAAACCAGTCACCCAGCCAGACAAGGGCAGGATTGTTCCTATGGCAGTCATATTTGTGGTGCTATGTGGATGTTCTTTCTATATGGGTATAATCTTTTGTTCTGAAAAGAACAGTTTTGAGTCAATTTACAGCCAGAAATCCATTGAATCCCCAAAGGAGTCATCAACAAGTTCTCTGCAGATTAAATACACCAGTTTTCCTGAATGCAGTGCTGACTATCAAGATTACACTCCCTGCACCGATCCGAGG AGATGGAGAAAATTTGGATCCTATAGGCTTACTTTGTTGGAACGACATTGCCCTCCAAAATCTGAGAGGAAAGAATGCTTAGTTCCTCCCCCAGATGGGTATAAGCCTCCAATTAGATGGCCTAAGAGCAGAGATGAGTGTTGGTACAG GAATGTTCCTTATGACTGGATTAACAAGCAGAAGTCTAATCAGCATTGGTTGAAAAAGGAAGGCGAGAAATTCATCTTTCCCGGTGGAGGTACTATGTTCCCCAATGGTGTTGGCAAATATGTTGATTTAATGCAAGATATGATCCCGGAAATGAAAGATGGGACCATTCGAACTGCCATTGATACTGGTTGTGGG GTTGCTAGCTGGGGTGGTGACTTGCTTGATCGTGGGATTCTAACTCTTTCTCTTGCACCAAGAGACAACCATGAAGCTCAGGTTCAATTTGCTCTGGAGCGTGGTATCCCTGCAATTCTCGGTGTCATTTCTACTCAGAGACTTCCATTCCCTTCAAATTCCTTTGACATGGCTCATTGCTCCAGATGCCTTATACCATGGACAGAATTTG GTGGAGTTTATCTCCTTGAAATACATCGGATTCTTCGTCCTGGGGGATTCTGGGTCTTGTCTGGTCCACCAATCAACTATGAACGCAGGTGGCGTGGATGGAACACAACCGTTGAAGAACAGAGATCAGATTATGAGAAGTTGCGGGAATTGCTGACTTCACTGTGCTTCAAAATGTACAAGAAAAAGGGTGACATTGCCGTATGGCAGAAGTCTCCAGATAACAGTTGCTACAATAAACTACCTAAAGATACCTATCCACCTAAATGTGATGACAGCCTCGAACCAGATTCAGCATGGTACACTCCTCTTCGTGGTTGCATGGTGGTTCCAGATCCTAAGTTTAAGAAATCAGGTCTATCATCCATTTCTAAGTGGCCTGAACGGTTGCATGTTACACCAGAACGGATCTCAATGCTTTACCATGGCAGTGGTGGTACTTTCAAACACGATGAAAGTGAATGGAAAAAGAAGGTAGCGTACTACAAGAAGTTGATACCTGAGCTTGGGACCGACAAAGTTCGAAATGTAATGGACATGAATACAGTGTATGGAGGTTTTGCTGCAGCCTTGATTGATGATCCTGTTTGGGTCATGAATGTTGTCTCATCTTATGCTTCCAATTCACTTCCTGTGGTTTTTGATCGAGGCCTTATTGGAACCATCCACGACTG GTGTGAGGCTTTTTCTACCTATCCTCGAACATATGACCTACTCCATCTTGATGGTCTTTTCACAGCAGAAAGCCACAG GTGTGAAATGAAGAATGTGTTGCTGGAAATGGATCGAATCTTGCGACCTTGGGGTTATGCAATCATTCGAGAATCCAGTTATTTTACCAATGCTATTGCAACCCTTGGCAAGGGCATGCGTTGGGAATGCCGTAAAGAAGATACCGAGAGTGGCAGTGAAACTCAGAAGGTGTTAGTATGCCAGAAAAAGCTATGGTATTCATCCAACAAGGCTTCAAGATGA
- the LOC114177534 gene encoding protein NPG1-like → MESEENEREKGREVCANGNSISAEELEAKLDAGNVQEAEAALRDGLSLSSEEAKAVLGKLEYQRGNVENAFQVIDGIDLQPIIQQLQSSLSEKGPVKNALLFEAVYLRIKCLQKLDKCTEAIDECKSVLEGVEKTYGQGTFDTQADNKSQEIAGRLVELLPELWKQVGRYDEALSAYRNALLSQWNLDNEICARIQKALAVFLLYSEVEASPPNKTDGSYVPKSNLEEAVLLLMIILRNFILGKIKWDPAVMEHLTFTLSTCGQTSILTKQFEELIPGVYHRIDRWTFIALCNCGAGENKSALNLLRMSLHKHERPNDLIALLLAAKICSEDPHLGAEGVGYAQRAINNARGLDEHLKGVGLRMLGLCLGKQARVCSSDHERSNLQSKALQSLEKAVRLEQNNSDLIFELAIQYAMHRNLTVALSCAKQFFDKTGGSTLKGWRLLALVLSAQKRFAEAEVVTDAAVDETAKWEQGPLLRLKAKLKISQLKPMDAIEIYRYLLALVQAQKKSPGPSTQGSQVEDGKINELEVWHGLANLYASLSHWKDAEICLQKAKELKEFSPATTHAEAIMFEGRGEHLEALIATLNAVLLEPNYVPSKILMASLILKINFISAAPVARCLLCDALRIEPTNRMAWYYLGLTHKADGRITDAADCFQAASLLEESDPIETFSSMI, encoded by the exons ATGGAGTCTGAGGAGAACGAACGTGAGAAGGGTCGCGAGGTTTGCGCGAATGGAAATAGCATCAGTGCGGAAGAACTTGAGGCCAAACTTGATGCAGGAAATGTTCAAGAAGCAGAAGCAGCACTGCGTGATGGGTTGTCACTAAGTTCCGAG gaAGCAAAGGCTGTTCTTGGAAAATTAGAGTATCAAAGAGGTAACGTGGAAAATGCTTTTCAAGTGATTGATGGAATTGATCTTCAACCAATCATACAACAATTACAAAGTTCCCTTTCGGAAAAAGGACCTGTGAAGAATGCTTTGTTGTTTGAAGCCGTCTACCTAAGAATCAAGTGTCTACAAAAGTTGGATAAATGTACCG AAGCTATTGATGAGTGCAAGAGTGTTCTTGAGGGTGTTGAGAAGACATATGGTCAGGGTACATTTGATACACAAGCCGACAATAAATCACAGGAGATAGCCGGTCGTCTAGTGGAGCTCCTTCCAGAGCTTTGGAAACAGGTTGGTCGCTATGATGAGGCATTGTCTGCTTATAGGAATGCCCTACTTAGCCAATGGAACCTTGACAATGAAATTTGTGCAAGAATTCAGAAGGCACTTGCTGTGTTTTTGTTGTACAGCGAAGTGGAGGCAAGTCCACCTAACAAGACCGATGGATCTTATGTACCCAAAAGCAATCTGGAAGAGGCAGTTCTtcttttaatgattattttgaGAAACTTCATCCTTGGTAAGATAAAGTGGGATCCTGCAGTTATGGAACACCTGACTTTCACACTTTCAACATGTGGACAAACCTCTATTTTAACAAAGCAATTTGAAGAGTTGATACCTGGTGTATATCATCGCATTGATCGTTGGACTTTTATAGCTTTGTGTAATTGTGGAGCTGGAGAAAATAAAAGTGCTTTGAATCTGCTTAGGATGTCTTTGCATAAGCATGAACGACCAAATGACCTAATAGCACTATTATTGGCTGCCAAAATTTGTAGTGAGGATCCTCATCTTGGTGCTGAGGGAGTAGGTTATGCACAAAGAGCAATCAATAATGCTCGAGGATTAGATGAGCATTTGAAAGGTGTGGGTCTTAGGATGTTGGGACTTTGCCTAGGAAAACAGGCTAGGGTCTGTTCTTCTGACCATGAGAGGTCTAACCTTCAATCCAAAGCTCTACAATCATTAGAGAAGGCAGTTAGATTGGAGCAAAACAATTCTGATCTCATTTTTGAATTGGCTATTCAATATGCTATGCATCGAAATTTAACTGTTGCTTTATCATGTGCTAAACAATTCTTTGACAAAACTGGTGGCTCTACATTGAAAGGTTGGAGATTGCTTGCTCTAGTTTTGTCTGCACAAAAAAGATTTGCAGAGGCCGAAGTGGTCACTGATGCAGCTGTAGACGAGACTGCAAAATGGGAGCAAGGGCCATTACTCAGACTGAAAGCCAAGTTGAAGATCTCCCAATTAAAACCCATGGATGCTATTGAAATTTATCGGTACCTTCTTGCATTGGTTCAAGCCCAGAAGAAATCACCTGGGCCATCTACACAAGGTTCACAG GTTGAGGATGGTAAGATAAACGAACTTGAGGTTTGGCATGGTCTGGCAAATTTGTATGCAAGCCTTTCTCATTGGAAGGATGCCGAAATCTGTTTGCAAAAGGCAAAAGAGTTAAAGGAATTCTCACCAGCAACAACGCATGCTGAAG CTATTATGTTCGAAGGTCGTGGAGAACATTTAGAAGCTCTCATTGCTACTTTGAATGCGGTTCTGCTTGAACCAAACTATGTGCCAAGCAAGATCTTGATGGCTTCTTTGATACTGAAAATCAACTTTATTTCTGCTGCGCCTGTTGCTAGATGCCTACTTTGTGATGCACTTAGAATAGAACCCACCAACCGCATGGCTTGGTATTACTTGGGATTAACTCACAAAGCTGATGGTCGAATAACTGATGCTGCTGATTGCTTCCAAGCAGCTTCCTTGCTTGAAGAATCTGATCCCATTGAAACTTTCAGCTCTATGATTTGA